The Rhizobium sp. BT03 genome has a window encoding:
- a CDS encoding phytanoyl-CoA dioxygenase family protein, which yields MSIAAKTMQTRTPEFPLTAHGKTLPAERTGWLTPTDPAIGVDAIRRRYQKDGYVWLKGLLPRADIIDFRGWVFERLAVTGLVEPGSDFSQGIASAADVDWSLANRRLMSLVRSAAYEGFCAQPPLTRFMDEFLQGISYLHKRKIMRFTQPGSPTATPAHYDLVYLRGGTSRLVTAWIPIGDIPSEMGGLVYLEGSHALGVKMEAEFHAASGDLSPEERISAYNSHMTEGGWVSKDLPDMAERFDTRWLAADYEAGDVVLHSPYMIHASTANQDRGRRLRLSTDIRYQNVDDEIDARWNNHWSLGDML from the coding sequence ATGTCGATTGCCGCCAAAACCATGCAGACCCGAACACCGGAATTTCCCCTTACCGCCCACGGCAAGACCTTGCCGGCGGAACGGACGGGCTGGCTCACACCGACCGATCCCGCCATCGGTGTCGACGCCATCCGCCGCCGTTACCAGAAGGATGGCTATGTCTGGCTGAAAGGTCTTCTGCCGCGGGCCGACATCATCGATTTCCGCGGCTGGGTGTTCGAACGCCTCGCGGTGACAGGACTGGTCGAGCCCGGCAGCGATTTTTCGCAAGGGATCGCGTCGGCCGCCGACGTCGACTGGAGCCTGGCGAACCGGCGCCTGATGTCGCTTGTCCGCTCCGCCGCCTATGAAGGTTTTTGTGCGCAACCGCCGCTCACCCGCTTCATGGACGAATTTCTGCAGGGCATCTCCTATCTGCACAAGCGCAAGATCATGCGTTTCACCCAGCCCGGTTCGCCGACGGCCACCCCCGCCCACTACGATCTTGTCTATCTCCGCGGCGGCACCAGCCGCCTGGTGACGGCCTGGATCCCGATCGGCGATATCCCCTCGGAGATGGGCGGCCTCGTCTACCTCGAAGGCTCGCACGCGCTTGGAGTCAAGATGGAGGCCGAGTTCCACGCCGCAAGCGGCGATCTCTCGCCTGAAGAGCGGATCAGCGCCTATAACAGCCATATGACCGAAGGCGGCTGGGTCTCGAAGGATCTCCCGGATATGGCGGAGCGCTTCGACACCCGCTGGCTCGCCGCCGATTATGAGGCCGGTGACGTGGTGCTCCACTCGCCCTACATGATCCACGCCTCGACCGCCAACCAGGATCGCGGCCGAAGACTGCGCCTCTCCACCGACATCCGATATCAGAATGTCGACGACGAGATCGACGCCCGATGGAACAACCATTGGAGCCTCGGCGATATGCTGTAG
- a CDS encoding AraC family transcriptional regulator, with amino-acid sequence MKNAEAIYRTPLGAVGGLAVTGSGRQHARHAVTERKLPSFAVVLVERGQGWLETAASGRLSLTGPALFWLFPNRAHSYAPDEGGWDERWALFEGSFTRDFVRLRIIAERHPVVPLHHLDELARLFGKLHADLLDDTHLGQASAALMLHQIVIAAARQAIGAAARRQPGPDMADIVETLRRRAMQPLDLAAFAAEHGMSPATLRRRFTLETGLPPKAFQLRVRMDHAKRLLATTDEKIETVAAMIGLDDPFYFSRIFHQREGCSPREFRARYLRV; translated from the coding sequence ATGAAAAACGCCGAGGCCATTTATAGAACGCCGCTTGGCGCGGTCGGCGGACTGGCGGTCACCGGCAGCGGCAGGCAGCACGCCCGCCATGCGGTGACCGAGCGAAAACTTCCGAGTTTCGCCGTCGTGCTGGTGGAGCGCGGGCAGGGCTGGCTGGAAACCGCCGCCAGCGGCCGCCTCAGCCTGACCGGGCCTGCGCTGTTCTGGCTGTTTCCCAACCGCGCGCATTCCTACGCTCCCGACGAAGGCGGTTGGGACGAGCGCTGGGCGCTTTTCGAAGGATCCTTCACGCGGGACTTCGTTCGGCTGAGGATCATTGCCGAGCGGCATCCGGTCGTGCCCCTGCATCATCTCGATGAGCTGGCGCGGCTCTTCGGCAAGCTTCATGCCGATCTGCTCGACGATACCCATCTGGGACAGGCGTCGGCGGCATTGATGCTGCATCAGATCGTCATCGCAGCCGCCAGACAGGCAATCGGTGCGGCCGCTCGGCGCCAGCCAGGCCCTGATATGGCCGACATCGTCGAAACGCTACGGCGGCGGGCGATGCAGCCGCTCGATCTCGCTGCCTTCGCCGCCGAGCACGGCATGTCGCCGGCCACGCTGCGCCGGCGGTTCACGCTGGAAACCGGATTGCCTCCCAAGGCATTTCAGCTTCGGGTGCGCATGGATCATGCCAAACGGCTGCTGGCAACCACCGACGAAAAGATCGAAACGGTTGCCGCCATGATCGGCCTGGATGATCCATTTTATTTTTCACGCATCTTTCACCAACGCGAAGGCTGCAGTCCCCGCGAATTCCGCGCGCGATATTTGCGGGTTTGA
- a CDS encoding LLM class flavin-dependent oxidoreductase — protein sequence MKKIGFLSFGHWTPSPQSQTRSAADALLQSIDLAVAAEELGADGAYFRVHHFARQLAAPFPLLSAVGAKTSRIEIGTAVIDMRYENPLYMAEDAGAADLIAGGRLQLGISRGSPEQVIDGWRHFGYAPPEGQSEAEMARHHAEVFLEVLRGEGFAKPNPWPMFPNPPGLLRLEPHSEGLRERIWWGASSNATAVWAAKLGMNLQSSTLKDDETGEPFHVQQADQIRAYREAWKAAGHTRQPRVSVSRSIFALVDDRDRAYFGYGNDESDKIGFIDEKTRAIFGRSYAAEPDVLIRQLAEDQAIAEADTLLLTVPNQLGVAYNAHVIEAILTHVAPALGWR from the coding sequence ATGAAGAAGATCGGTTTCCTCTCGTTCGGGCATTGGACGCCCTCGCCTCAATCGCAGACGCGCTCGGCAGCCGATGCGCTGCTGCAGTCGATCGACCTTGCCGTCGCGGCCGAAGAACTCGGCGCGGATGGGGCGTATTTTCGGGTGCATCATTTCGCCCGGCAGCTCGCCGCCCCCTTTCCGCTGCTATCGGCCGTCGGCGCGAAAACCAGCCGGATCGAGATCGGCACCGCCGTCATCGACATGCGCTACGAGAACCCGCTCTATATGGCCGAGGATGCGGGTGCCGCCGACCTTATCGCCGGCGGCCGGCTGCAGCTTGGCATCAGCCGCGGCTCGCCCGAGCAGGTGATCGATGGCTGGCGCCATTTCGGCTATGCGCCGCCCGAAGGCCAGAGCGAGGCTGAGATGGCCCGCCACCACGCCGAAGTCTTCCTTGAAGTGCTGCGCGGCGAAGGCTTTGCCAAGCCCAACCCGTGGCCGATGTTTCCGAATCCGCCAGGCCTCCTGCGCCTCGAGCCGCATTCGGAGGGGCTGCGCGAGCGGATCTGGTGGGGCGCAAGCTCCAATGCCACCGCTGTCTGGGCGGCGAAACTCGGCATGAACCTGCAGAGTTCGACGCTGAAAGACGACGAGACGGGGGAGCCGTTCCACGTCCAGCAGGCCGACCAGATCCGCGCTTACCGCGAAGCCTGGAAGGCCGCCGGCCACACGCGCCAGCCGCGCGTTTCGGTCAGCCGCAGCATCTTCGCGCTGGTCGACGACCGCGATCGCGCCTATTTCGGCTACGGCAACGACGAGAGCGACAAGATCGGCTTCATCGACGAGAAGACCCGGGCGATCTTCGGCCGCAGCTATGCCGCCGAACCCGACGTCCTCATTCGGCAGCTCGCCGAGGACCAGGCGATCGCCGAGGCCGACACGCTGCTGCTTACCGTCCCCAACCAGCTCGGCGTCGCTTACAACGCCCATGTCATCGAGGCAATTCTGACCCACGTCGCCCCGGCGCTCGGCTGGCGCTGA
- a CDS encoding metallophosphoesterase family protein, whose amino-acid sequence MRYTFAIGDIHGCIDPLKRMIDRIEAYASEGTVVFLGDYIDRGPDSKSVLDWLIVGPSDRWRWICLKGNHEDMMVAAYADSDDRAIWISNGGLETEMSYDGRVLPQHLQWAGDRPLMHVDRYRIFVHAGVVPEFPLERQTKRDLLWLRFPPGESSDYWGKHLVHGHTPSLSNPATTGNRTNIDSGCVFGGKLSCAVFNDDVAGGPIDFIEVKA is encoded by the coding sequence ATGCGCTACACGTTCGCCATCGGTGATATCCACGGCTGTATCGATCCACTGAAAAGGATGATCGATCGTATCGAGGCTTATGCGTCCGAAGGCACGGTGGTCTTCCTTGGCGATTATATCGATCGCGGACCAGACAGCAAAAGTGTCCTCGACTGGCTCATTGTCGGTCCGTCCGACCGGTGGCGATGGATCTGCCTCAAAGGCAATCATGAGGACATGATGGTCGCTGCTTATGCCGATAGCGACGACAGAGCCATATGGATCAGCAATGGCGGACTTGAAACCGAAATGTCCTATGATGGCAGGGTTCTGCCTCAGCATTTGCAATGGGCGGGCGATCGTCCCCTCATGCATGTTGATCGATATCGCATCTTTGTCCATGCCGGCGTTGTTCCGGAATTTCCGCTGGAACGGCAGACCAAGCGCGATCTTCTCTGGCTACGGTTCCCGCCCGGTGAGTCCAGCGACTATTGGGGCAAACATCTGGTCCACGGCCACACTCCCTCACTGTCCAACCCGGCGACGACAGGAAACCGCACCAATATCGACAGCGGCTGCGTCTTCGGCGGCAAGCTTTCATGCGCGGTGTTTAATGATGACGTTGCCGGCGGGCCGATTGACTTCATCGAGGTGAAGGCATGA
- a CDS encoding LysR family transcriptional regulator gives MPRTNLNDILIFMAVVDAGSFIAGGQAMGLSRSAAGKAVIRLEERLGARLLNRTTRTLGLTDEGRIFYERGLQILASVDEAEASVGGQSGMPRGVLRLTVPDAFGRLVVLPLLEKYLRAWPDIQVEMSFTDRLADIIEEGFDLAIRIGAAASDSRLVSHVIATYTTRLCASPSYLAARGEPRDIDDLAAHDCLIFTSRNQRQGWRFRGKGSSWIKAQGRSRLRLDSGEAIRDAALAGLGIALLPDFLIAGDLAAGHLRHVLPDLEADDAKIVALYPDKRLLEPRIHRFVDLMVEALRDERSGTRSSP, from the coding sequence ATGCCGCGCACGAACCTGAACGATATCCTGATCTTCATGGCCGTCGTCGATGCCGGAAGCTTTATTGCCGGCGGCCAGGCCATGGGCCTGTCCCGCTCGGCGGCGGGAAAAGCCGTCATCCGACTGGAAGAGCGGCTGGGCGCACGTCTGCTCAACCGCACGACGAGAACGCTGGGCCTGACCGATGAAGGGCGGATATTCTACGAGCGCGGCCTGCAGATCCTCGCCTCGGTCGACGAGGCGGAAGCGAGCGTGGGAGGCCAGAGCGGCATGCCGCGCGGCGTTCTCAGGCTCACCGTACCCGATGCCTTTGGACGGCTCGTCGTCCTGCCCTTGCTGGAAAAATATCTTCGGGCCTGGCCCGACATCCAGGTGGAGATGAGCTTCACCGATCGTCTCGCCGACATCATCGAGGAAGGCTTCGATCTGGCGATCCGGATCGGCGCAGCCGCGTCGGACTCCCGGCTGGTCTCGCATGTGATTGCCACTTACACGACACGCCTCTGCGCCTCGCCCTCCTATCTCGCCGCGCGCGGCGAGCCACGCGATATCGACGATCTCGCAGCCCACGACTGCCTGATTTTCACCAGCCGCAACCAAAGGCAAGGCTGGCGTTTTCGCGGCAAAGGCAGTTCCTGGATCAAGGCCCAGGGGCGCAGCCGCCTGAGGCTCGACAGCGGCGAGGCGATCCGCGATGCTGCCCTGGCGGGATTGGGCATCGCGCTGCTGCCCGATTTTCTCATCGCCGGCGATCTCGCCGCCGGGCATCTTCGCCACGTCCTACCCGACCTGGAAGCCGATGACGCCAAGATCGTGGCACTCTATCCCGACAAGCGCCTGCTGGAACCGCGCATCCACCGTTTTGTCGATCTGATGGTCGAAGCTCTGAGGGACGAGAGATCGGGCACGCGCTCATCGCCTTGA
- a CDS encoding MFS transporter: MRRGRPFLALAAAETCSLSGTRLSTIAIPWLVLSMTGSPVLTGLTAMMEMLPYVVAKALGGPLIDRVGAKRIAIVCDSASVVVVGLVPLLDFFGMLGMPVLLPIVFAMGVLRGPSDAAKQAMVPDIARLAKVPLERVTGVASAIERLASTAGAAGAGALIGLIGPGQALLVNTATFAAAALIVAVGIPGMRRAPVLSGATAVRPAERASYLDDLREGWRFLRGDAVLVSIVAMVAITNLLDQAYHAVLLPVWTRDSGHGPELLGAMFAAFAGASIAGAAIAAAIGERMPRLIVYTVAFLLTGFPRFLVAALDAPLGLVFTTLAIAGFASGFLNPILSAVIFQRIPKPLTGRVTSMNAALCFALIPFGGLVGGALISTIGLAGALLLTGFAYLVATLFPLGLKSFRGFDRLPLLPSQGDERVPDLSSLRASTIRSTKRWMRGSSRRLSG, encoded by the coding sequence GTGAGGAGGGGCAGGCCTTTCCTGGCGCTCGCTGCTGCCGAGACATGTTCGCTTTCCGGCACGCGGCTATCGACCATCGCCATTCCCTGGCTGGTGCTGAGCATGACGGGCAGCCCCGTCCTGACAGGGCTGACGGCGATGATGGAGATGCTGCCCTATGTCGTCGCCAAGGCGCTCGGCGGGCCGCTGATTGACCGCGTCGGCGCCAAGCGCATCGCTATCGTCTGCGATAGTGCTTCGGTGGTCGTGGTGGGGCTGGTGCCGCTGCTCGATTTTTTCGGCATGCTCGGTATGCCGGTGCTGCTGCCCATTGTCTTTGCCATGGGCGTGCTGCGCGGGCCTTCCGACGCGGCCAAGCAGGCAATGGTTCCCGATATCGCCAGGCTCGCGAAGGTGCCGCTCGAAAGGGTGACCGGCGTCGCCAGCGCCATCGAGCGGCTGGCCTCGACGGCGGGCGCCGCCGGGGCCGGCGCGCTGATCGGGCTGATCGGCCCGGGTCAGGCGCTCCTCGTCAACACCGCCACCTTTGCCGCCGCCGCGCTGATCGTCGCCGTCGGCATCCCCGGGATGCGGCGCGCGCCCGTCTTATCCGGCGCAACCGCCGTCCGACCGGCCGAAAGGGCTTCTTATCTCGACGATCTCCGGGAAGGCTGGCGCTTTCTCCGCGGCGATGCGGTGCTCGTCAGCATCGTCGCCATGGTGGCGATCACCAACCTGCTGGACCAGGCCTATCATGCGGTGCTGCTGCCCGTCTGGACACGCGATTCCGGCCATGGTCCGGAACTGCTGGGAGCGATGTTTGCGGCATTCGCCGGCGCATCGATCGCAGGTGCGGCGATTGCCGCGGCAATCGGCGAACGGATGCCACGCCTGATAGTCTATACCGTGGCATTCCTGTTGACCGGTTTTCCCCGCTTTCTCGTTGCCGCGCTGGATGCGCCGCTCGGCCTTGTCTTTACGACCCTGGCCATCGCAGGATTCGCCTCGGGCTTCCTCAACCCGATCCTCTCGGCGGTGATCTTCCAGCGCATCCCCAAGCCGCTGACCGGCCGCGTCACCTCCATGAACGCCGCCCTCTGCTTCGCTCTCATTCCCTTCGGCGGCCTCGTCGGCGGCGCGCTGATCAGCACGATCGGTCTTGCCGGCGCGCTGCTGCTGACCGGGTTTGCCTATCTCGTCGCAACTCTCTTTCCCCTTGGCCTGAAAAGCTTCCGCGGTTTTGACAGGTTACCGCTGCTTCCGTCTCAAGGCGATGAGCGCGTGCCCGATCTCTCGTCCCTCAGAGCTTCGACCATCAGATCGACAAAACGGTGGATGCGCGGTTCCAGCAGGCGCTTGTCGGGATAG
- a CDS encoding bifunctional 2-polyprenyl-6-hydroxyphenol methylase/3-demethylubiquinol 3-O-methyltransferase UbiG, translating into MAEEAQKNIGTWYIDPDAEDRMADGHAPIWRHLIDLIHERDLTGKSVLDFGCNQGGLLRHLYAIRPFRKALGIDIAETSIAKAEMLKGNLPIQHQVGGRLDGCSEKFDLALSHEVIYLVPDLDAHAADIRRALKPGGVYYAVTGCHTDNPLWPKWRELVANRTNTVVQDRSITDYGRAFERAGFDVSARKLEYDGFIPFVADGWTPDFADALNYYTQTKIVFRLVKR; encoded by the coding sequence ATGGCTGAGGAAGCGCAGAAGAACATCGGCACGTGGTATATCGATCCCGACGCCGAAGACAGGATGGCCGATGGACACGCGCCCATCTGGCGCCATCTGATCGACCTCATCCACGAGCGGGACCTGACCGGCAAGAGCGTGCTCGATTTCGGCTGCAATCAGGGTGGCCTGCTGCGCCATCTCTATGCGATCCGCCCGTTCCGCAAGGCGCTCGGCATCGATATCGCCGAAACCTCGATCGCCAAGGCCGAGATGCTGAAAGGCAATCTGCCGATCCAGCATCAGGTCGGCGGCAGGCTGGACGGCTGCAGCGAAAAATTCGATCTCGCCCTCAGCCACGAGGTCATCTATCTCGTTCCCGATCTCGACGCCCACGCCGCCGATATAAGGCGGGCACTGAAACCCGGCGGCGTCTATTATGCAGTGACCGGATGCCATACGGATAACCCGCTCTGGCCGAAATGGCGCGAACTCGTCGCCAACCGCACCAACACCGTCGTTCAGGACCGATCGATCACCGATTACGGCCGCGCCTTCGAAAGGGCGGGCTTCGACGTCTCCGCCCGCAAGCTCGAATATGACGGCTTCATTCCTTTCGTCGCCGACGGCTGGACGCCTGATTTCGCCGATGCGCTGAATTACTACACCCAGACGAAGATCGTCTTCAGGCTGGTGAAGCGCTAG
- a CDS encoding helix-turn-helix transcriptional regulator: MKHPHPEPTADAASRTVSRVVPEPTALKALAHPVRLRMLGMLRIDGPATATQLAARLGLNSGATSYHLRQLAQYGFIEEAPHASRRDRWWRASHELTSVPPREAEGEGLDLDLAFNQAALSLQVGQMQQALEEYAELPAEWRKATAADDIIIPMTADQAEALTKRLTDVILEAMRAAPPLGEAASLDPGMVPFYVMLHAFPYPGRVPHREGEDEP, encoded by the coding sequence ATGAAACATCCGCACCCTGAACCCACCGCAGATGCCGCCTCACGCACCGTCAGCCGGGTCGTGCCCGAGCCGACCGCGCTGAAGGCGCTGGCGCATCCGGTGCGGCTGCGCATGCTCGGCATGCTTAGGATCGATGGTCCTGCCACGGCGACGCAGCTTGCTGCGCGGCTCGGCTTGAACAGCGGCGCGACGAGCTATCATCTGCGCCAGCTTGCCCAATATGGCTTCATCGAGGAGGCGCCGCATGCCTCGCGGCGCGACCGCTGGTGGCGCGCCAGCCATGAGCTGACCTCGGTGCCGCCGAGAGAAGCCGAGGGCGAGGGGCTCGATCTCGACCTCGCCTTCAACCAGGCGGCGCTCTCGCTGCAGGTCGGCCAGATGCAGCAGGCGCTGGAGGAATATGCCGAATTGCCGGCCGAGTGGCGCAAGGCGACGGCTGCCGATGACATCATTATTCCGATGACGGCTGATCAAGCCGAGGCTCTGACGAAGCGGCTGACCGACGTCATCCTGGAGGCGATGCGGGCCGCCCCGCCGCTGGGCGAGGCGGCGTCTCTGGATCCCGGCATGGTTCCCTTCTATGTCATGCTGCACGCCTTCCCCTATCCGGGCCGCGTTCCGCATCGCGAGGGGGAGGACGAGCCGTGA
- a CDS encoding DUF899 family protein: MTAQLTATRQQWLAARLDLLEEEKELTRRSDALALKRQQLPRVGIDKEYRFDTEGGNVPLKDLFGGRSQLLVYHFMFGPDYTAGCPSCSSIADGFNGFFVHLENHDVAFWAVSRAPLAKLQAFKQRMGWSFPWASSFGSDFNGDFSVWFSADVQRRGDIEYNYRREPPVPEPLAGQIVQQWQQPEREGPVGQIAAMTGTDVMTYTRDRPGVSAFELIDGAVYHSYSSYARGLDGLWGMYQWLDRAPKGRNETGIWWRHHDRYGKE, encoded by the coding sequence ATGACGGCACAGTTGACCGCAACACGCCAGCAGTGGCTGGCAGCCAGGCTCGATCTGCTCGAGGAAGAGAAGGAACTGACCAGGCGGAGCGACGCGCTGGCGCTGAAGCGCCAGCAATTGCCGCGTGTCGGGATCGATAAGGAATACCGCTTCGACACTGAAGGCGGCAACGTCCCGCTGAAGGACCTCTTCGGCGGCCGTTCACAGCTTCTCGTCTATCACTTCATGTTCGGCCCCGATTATACCGCCGGATGCCCGTCCTGCTCCTCGATCGCCGACGGTTTCAACGGCTTCTTCGTCCATCTCGAAAACCACGATGTCGCCTTCTGGGCAGTGTCGCGCGCGCCGCTCGCAAAGCTTCAGGCATTCAAGCAGCGCATGGGCTGGAGCTTCCCCTGGGCCTCGTCCTTCGGCAGCGATTTCAACGGCGATTTCAGCGTCTGGTTCAGCGCCGACGTCCAGCGCCGAGGCGATATAGAATACAACTACCGGCGTGAGCCGCCCGTCCCCGAACCGCTCGCCGGCCAAATCGTGCAGCAATGGCAGCAGCCTGAAAGAGAAGGCCCGGTAGGCCAGATTGCCGCCATGACGGGCACCGATGTCATGACTTACACCCGTGACCGGCCCGGCGTCAGCGCCTTCGAACTCATCGACGGCGCCGTCTACCACAGCTATTCCAGCTATGCCCGCGGGCTCGACGGACTCTGGGGCATGTACCAATGGCTCGACCGCGCACCCAAGGGCCGCAACGAAACCGGCATCTGGTGGCGTCACCACGACCGCTACGGCAAGGAGTGA
- a CDS encoding PQQ-binding-like beta-propeller repeat protein codes for MKKSAANILREYGPFPGAERVNGVTFDGEHVWFASGDKLNALDPASGEVVRSIEVASHAGTAFDGEFLYQIAEDVIHKIDPKTGHILSTIPAPGNGGDSGLAWAEGTLWAGQHRGRRIHQIDPETGKILRTIESNRVVTGVTWVDGQLWHGTWEGDDSDVRRIDPETGEVLERLDMPEGTGVSGLESDGADRFFCGGGGSGKIRAVRRPG; via the coding sequence ATGAAAAAATCAGCTGCGAATATCCTGCGTGAATATGGGCCTTTTCCCGGCGCTGAGCGCGTCAACGGCGTCACCTTCGACGGCGAGCATGTCTGGTTTGCCTCGGGCGATAAGCTGAATGCGCTCGATCCCGCAAGCGGCGAGGTGGTGCGCTCCATTGAGGTCGCGTCGCATGCCGGGACGGCTTTCGATGGAGAGTTCCTTTATCAGATCGCCGAGGACGTCATTCACAAGATCGATCCGAAGACCGGCCATATCCTTTCCACCATTCCGGCGCCCGGCAATGGCGGCGATTCCGGCCTTGCCTGGGCTGAAGGCACGCTCTGGGCCGGCCAGCACCGCGGCCGCAGGATCCATCAGATCGACCCGGAGACCGGCAAGATTCTGCGCACCATCGAATCCAACCGCGTGGTGACAGGCGTCACCTGGGTCGACGGCCAGCTTTGGCACGGCACCTGGGAGGGCGACGACAGCGACGTCAGGCGCATCGACCCCGAAACAGGGGAGGTGCTGGAGCGGCTCGACATGCCCGAAGGCACCGGCGTCTCCGGCCTCGAATCCGACGGCGCCGACCGCTTCTTCTGCGGCGGCGGCGGCAGCGGCAAGATCCGCGCGGTGCGCCGGCCGGGGTGA
- a CDS encoding helix-turn-helix domain-containing protein, producing MDSLITAAARALATGDALGALKRVALRDDGPALALRGIAMAQLGDLARAKVLLKSAARAFGPREAVARARCVVAEAEIALVSRDLGWPPKALETARRVLEAHGDKVNAAHAGNVTIRRLVLIGRLDEAERALAALDPAPLPPALRAAHELVAAGIAVRRLQTQAARVALGRARLSARAAAIPALTAEVETAALVLDTPAARLMSRGQERPLLLAEVEALLSSGTLVVDACRHVVWNAGTAVSLATRPVLFALARTLAEAWPGDVARGTLIARAFRGKHADESHRARLRVEIGRLRAELRGLAEVSATKRGFALSPRGAREIAVLAPLVEGAHGAVLAFLADGEAWSSSALAIALAASPRTVQRALDSLAAEGRVHSLGRGRARRWMSLPLPGFPTILLLPGPLPSD from the coding sequence ATGGACTCGCTGATCACAGCCGCGGCGCGGGCGCTGGCGACGGGCGATGCACTCGGCGCGCTGAAGCGGGTGGCGTTGCGCGACGATGGGCCGGCACTGGCGCTGCGCGGCATCGCGATGGCCCAACTCGGCGATCTCGCCCGCGCCAAGGTGCTGCTGAAGAGTGCAGCACGCGCCTTCGGCCCGCGGGAGGCGGTGGCGCGGGCGCGCTGCGTGGTCGCCGAGGCCGAGATCGCGCTCGTTTCGCGCGATCTCGGTTGGCCGCCGAAGGCGCTCGAAACAGCGCGCAGGGTGCTGGAAGCGCATGGCGACAAGGTCAATGCCGCCCATGCGGGCAATGTCACGATCCGCCGGCTGGTGCTGATCGGCCGCCTCGACGAGGCCGAGCGCGCGCTCGCAGCACTCGATCCGGCACCGTTGCCGCCGGCGCTGCGGGCTGCTCACGAACTGGTGGCGGCCGGCATCGCCGTTCGGCGCCTGCAGACGCAGGCAGCTCGCGTCGCCCTCGGCCGGGCAAGGCTTTCGGCACGCGCGGCCGCGATCCCCGCTTTGACGGCGGAGGTCGAAACCGCTGCGCTGGTGCTCGACACCCCGGCGGCGCGGTTGATGTCGCGCGGGCAAGAACGTCCGCTGTTGCTCGCCGAGGTGGAAGCACTGCTTTCCTCCGGCACGCTCGTCGTCGATGCCTGCCGCCATGTGGTGTGGAACGCGGGCACCGCCGTTTCGCTCGCGACGCGGCCGGTGCTGTTTGCACTTGCCCGCACGCTCGCCGAAGCCTGGCCGGGGGATGTGGCAAGGGGTACGCTGATTGCCCGCGCCTTCCGCGGCAAACATGCCGATGAATCGCATCGCGCCCGGCTGCGCGTCGAGATAGGCCGGCTGCGCGCTGAACTGCGGGGGCTGGCCGAGGTTTCGGCGACGAAGCGCGGCTTTGCGCTTTCCCCGCGCGGCGCCCGGGAGATTGCCGTGCTGGCGCCACTCGTCGAAGGGGCGCATGGGGCGGTGCTCGCATTTCTGGCCGACGGGGAGGCGTGGTCGAGTTCGGCGCTGGCGATCGCGCTTGCCGCCAGCCCCCGCACCGTGCAGCGGGCGCTGGATTCCCTCGCCGCTGAAGGCAGGGTGCATTCGCTGGGACGCGGGCGGGCACGGCGCTGGATGAGCCTGCCGCTGCCTGGTTTCCCGACGATCTTGTTACTCCCCGGGCCGCTGCCGAGCGATTAG